A genomic region of Methanosarcina thermophila TM-1 contains the following coding sequences:
- a CDS encoding oligosaccharyl transferase, archaeosortase A system-associated, which produces MVTTNKGMRCPAVKRPANNLKFSIIALTAVVIVAFLMRMLSYTSVTANGSITFNGYDDFYHMRRILYTASNFPHSLNFDSYINYPQGFEVGWPPLFDLLGALLAIILGGGQPDLYTIEFAGALLPLLLGILTIIPLYFVTSSVFDRRTALLAAFIFAVLPAHVYISRFGAVDHHVAETLLSTSAYAFFIFALKRAGEGPLSLTSLKNISSDKKHIKTLASAAASGLFLALLIFTWIGAPVFVSFIVLYAFIQTTLDLRVGKSSDYLLICTITSLLATLLFTIPLVAGSVRPGLEMSAMYLSWFQVLYVLSLVAGTLILWGFSSYISKKDLDWKYYPAVLILISGLGLLSLRILSAEYYAFIIEGMRFFLGKGEYISTIVEAVPLFLTAQGKLTFSPVLSSLGLCFLAALGGFFLLCLEWRGEKSKPEGIFFLLWSIFFAYLAISQRRFTYLFAINVSILTAYFLWVLLESFDFEAELRKLIKSGPITSKNSTSALKVEKETKSKKKSKQKISNTSGSKKDQQPDYFKIVSSVALIGLVFVPCIWAGFAFAKEGGSVDPEWKEALTWLEASSPETSNYLEPSETPEYSVLSWWDYGNWIVYLAKRPVVSNNFQTGIQDSAHFFTTDSEEEAKAIMEKLNVKYVITDKQMASGKFGAIVELAGKDIEQYFKIETIKGKTGLETVATAKDEFKNTEIYKLHELDGSNLGNLRLIHESSIPEEKGGKKNDVKIFEFVPGAKLSGTASPGQNVTATLMLNSNTGREFTYQNTAVSDKNGLFEITVPYSTENTAHGVRAVSAYSVSAGGNATVSGIQVTEEDVLNGNQVEVKNLEMN; this is translated from the coding sequence ATGGTTACAACGAACAAAGGCATGAGATGTCCGGCGGTAAAACGGCCAGCGAATAATTTAAAATTCAGTATTATTGCTCTGACTGCAGTTGTGATAGTTGCTTTTCTCATGCGCATGCTGTCATACACCTCAGTCACTGCAAATGGAAGCATAACTTTCAATGGATATGATGACTTCTACCATATGCGGCGCATTTTATATACAGCTTCCAATTTTCCCCATTCCCTTAATTTCGATTCTTACATAAATTACCCTCAGGGCTTTGAGGTTGGGTGGCCGCCTCTTTTTGACCTGTTAGGCGCTCTGCTTGCAATTATCCTTGGAGGGGGACAGCCGGATTTGTATACCATCGAATTCGCAGGAGCCCTGCTGCCCTTACTTCTGGGAATTCTGACAATAATTCCTTTATATTTTGTAACTAGCTCGGTATTTGACAGAAGAACCGCGCTTCTCGCAGCTTTCATTTTTGCAGTGCTTCCAGCACATGTATACATATCACGCTTTGGAGCGGTTGACCATCATGTAGCGGAGACGCTTCTATCTACTTCAGCTTATGCATTCTTCATATTTGCCTTAAAACGGGCAGGTGAAGGACCTCTCTCCCTGACATCTCTTAAAAACATCTCTTCCGATAAGAAACATATTAAAACGCTGGCTTCCGCAGCAGCATCCGGGCTTTTCTTAGCACTACTGATTTTCACATGGATAGGAGCTCCGGTTTTTGTGAGTTTTATTGTGCTTTATGCATTCATACAAACCACACTCGACCTAAGAGTTGGGAAAAGTTCCGATTATCTTCTTATCTGCACCATTACAAGCCTTCTTGCAACACTTCTCTTTACCATTCCTCTTGTAGCAGGGTCTGTGCGCCCGGGCCTTGAGATGAGCGCAATGTACCTTTCCTGGTTCCAGGTACTCTATGTATTGAGCCTAGTGGCAGGAACCCTAATCCTCTGGGGTTTTTCCTCATATATCTCGAAAAAGGATCTGGACTGGAAATATTATCCAGCCGTCTTGATACTGATCTCAGGGTTAGGGCTTCTCTCCCTCAGGATTCTTTCTGCCGAATACTATGCTTTCATAATTGAGGGGATGAGGTTCTTCCTAGGAAAAGGTGAATACATAAGCACGATTGTTGAAGCTGTGCCATTATTTTTAACCGCACAGGGAAAGCTTACCTTTTCACCAGTACTATCAAGCCTGGGACTTTGCTTCCTTGCAGCTCTGGGAGGATTTTTCCTGCTTTGCCTTGAGTGGAGAGGAGAGAAATCAAAGCCTGAAGGGATATTTTTCCTCTTATGGTCAATTTTCTTTGCATATTTAGCAATCTCCCAGAGGCGCTTTACCTATCTGTTCGCAATAAACGTTTCAATTCTTACCGCGTACTTCCTCTGGGTATTACTCGAGTCCTTTGACTTTGAGGCTGAACTAAGGAAACTGATCAAATCAGGACCAATAACCTCAAAGAACTCCACGTCTGCGCTTAAAGTGGAGAAAGAAACAAAGTCAAAGAAAAAATCAAAACAGAAAATAAGCAATACATCAGGCTCGAAAAAGGACCAGCAGCCCGATTACTTCAAAATTGTCTCATCAGTGGCACTGATAGGGCTTGTATTTGTACCCTGTATATGGGCAGGGTTTGCTTTTGCAAAAGAAGGAGGATCGGTTGATCCCGAGTGGAAAGAAGCTCTCACCTGGCTTGAAGCCTCAAGCCCTGAGACTTCTAATTACCTTGAGCCTTCTGAAACTCCCGAGTACAGTGTTTTGAGCTGGTGGGACTATGGAAACTGGATTGTTTACCTGGCAAAAAGACCTGTCGTTTCAAACAATTTCCAAACCGGCATACAGGACTCAGCGCATTTCTTCACAACCGACTCCGAAGAAGAAGCAAAGGCAATTATGGAAAAGCTCAATGTAAAGTACGTAATAACCGACAAACAGATGGCGAGCGGCAAGTTTGGAGCTATTGTTGAGCTTGCAGGCAAGGATATTGAACAATACTTTAAAATTGAGACTATCAAAGGGAAAACTGGTCTTGAGACCGTTGCAACAGCTAAAGATGAATTCAAGAATACCGAAATATACAAACTTCATGAACTCGACGGATCAAATCTTGGAAACCTGAGGCTTATCCATGAAAGTTCTATCCCTGAGGAAAAGGGCGGCAAGAAGAATGATGTAAAGATATTCGAATTCGTCCCAGGAGCTAAGCTCTCAGGTACTGCAAGCCCGGGACAGAACGTTACTGCCACCCTTATGCTCAACTCGAACACAGGCAGGGAATTCACTTATCAGAACACAGCAGTGTCAGATAAAAACGGTTTATTTGAAATAACCGTACCTTACTCAACCGAAAATACAGCACATGGAGTTAGGGCTGTATCGGCTTATTCCGTGAGTGCAGGAGGAAATGCCACAGTCTCAGGAATCCAGGTAACGGAAGAGGATGTCCTGAACGGGAACCAAGTAGAAGTGAAAAACCTGGAGATGAATTGA
- a CDS encoding glycosyltransferase, whose amino-acid sequence MRVAIFHDYFGAIGGGEKLVLMLAKSLNADVITTDLNMESVKKMGYSDVRIISLGETPKVPPLKQISASFYFATCDFSKEYDFFIFSGNWAHFAAKKHKPNLYYCHTPTRAFYDLYDTFLSRQSLLISIFFRIWVWLHRPISEYYLSYVCKIVTNSKNTSKRIKKYFKRDSLVIYPPVDVSKFTCKEYGDFWLSVNRLYPEKRVEIQIEAFRKMPDEKLIIVGGYSKGDHAKSYAENIVKNLPQNVKVLGEISEAELLDAYSRCKGIICTAMDEDFGMTPVEAMASGKPVIAVNEGGFKETVTERTGIFINADVHSVIEAVKFISRSPNSYQDACFNRAKEFDISIFTKKIKNVICDDPETFKRVV is encoded by the coding sequence ATGAGAGTAGCCATATTTCATGATTATTTCGGAGCAATTGGTGGTGGAGAGAAACTGGTGCTCATGCTGGCAAAATCTCTCAATGCCGATGTTATCACTACTGACCTAAACATGGAATCCGTAAAAAAGATGGGCTACTCTGATGTGCGCATAATCAGCCTGGGAGAGACCCCAAAAGTGCCCCCTCTGAAGCAAATCTCCGCATCTTTTTATTTTGCAACCTGTGACTTTTCAAAAGAATATGATTTCTTCATCTTTTCAGGCAACTGGGCACACTTTGCAGCAAAAAAACATAAGCCTAACCTGTACTACTGCCACACTCCTACAAGGGCTTTCTATGATCTCTACGATACCTTTCTCAGCAGACAGTCCCTATTAATTTCGATCTTTTTCCGGATCTGGGTCTGGCTTCACAGACCAATTTCGGAATATTACCTTTCTTACGTTTGTAAAATTGTGACTAACTCAAAGAATACGTCAAAAAGAATCAAAAAATACTTTAAGAGGGACTCTCTGGTTATTTATCCTCCAGTGGACGTCTCAAAGTTCACCTGCAAAGAATATGGAGATTTCTGGCTATCAGTAAACCGCCTTTACCCTGAGAAAAGAGTGGAAATTCAGATTGAGGCATTCAGAAAAATGCCAGATGAAAAACTGATAATAGTTGGAGGTTACTCTAAAGGCGATCATGCAAAAAGTTATGCGGAAAATATAGTCAAGAATTTACCACAGAATGTAAAAGTTCTGGGTGAGATTTCGGAGGCTGAACTGCTTGATGCTTACTCCCGCTGTAAAGGCATTATCTGCACTGCTATGGATGAGGATTTCGGGATGACACCTGTGGAGGCTATGGCAAGCGGAAAACCCGTAATAGCCGTAAACGAAGGGGGATTCAAGGAAACAGTAACCGAAAGAACAGGGATCTTTATAAACGCAGATGTACACAGTGTCATAGAAGCTGTTAAATTCATATCTCGCAGCCCTAACTCATATCAGGATGCATGTTTCAACAGAGCGAAAGAATTTGATATTTCCATTTTTACTAAAAAAATAAAAAATGTGATTTGTGATGATCCTGAAACATTTAAGCGAGTTGTATAA
- a CDS encoding ABC transporter permease, which translates to MILKHLSELYKYRELIWKLSWGEFKLRYKNSILGYFWSLLEPLLMLTVMYFVFSNLMKVQVEYYQLFLLMGIILWNFLSRSTNIGLFSIVGRPDMVKKIYFPRDIFVISSCITALLMSIFESFVFFIFMAFFRVPLSLNILYAPLILISLFTLALGVSLALSALNVYYRDVQFIWDVLMQAGFFATPILYSLDFLPETMQKIVLLNPMSRIIISARNTVIYSTPARFEDLLFMFASSILFLIIGYVVFSKLEPGFAEEI; encoded by the coding sequence ATGATCCTGAAACATTTAAGCGAGTTGTATAAATATCGGGAGTTAATCTGGAAATTATCCTGGGGAGAATTCAAACTCCGATATAAAAACTCCATACTGGGGTACTTCTGGTCCCTTCTTGAACCTCTTTTAATGCTAACAGTGATGTACTTTGTATTTTCCAATCTCATGAAAGTTCAGGTAGAGTATTATCAGCTATTTCTGTTAATGGGCATAATCTTATGGAACTTCCTGAGCAGGTCTACAAATATCGGATTGTTTTCTATAGTGGGGAGACCGGATATGGTTAAAAAAATCTATTTCCCAAGAGATATTTTTGTAATCTCCTCCTGCATCACAGCTCTACTTATGAGTATCTTTGAATCCTTTGTGTTTTTCATATTTATGGCGTTTTTCAGGGTTCCTTTATCTCTTAATATATTATATGCACCTTTGATCCTAATTTCCCTTTTCACTCTTGCTCTGGGAGTTTCCTTGGCACTCTCAGCGCTCAATGTTTACTATAGAGACGTTCAGTTTATCTGGGATGTACTTATGCAGGCAGGCTTCTTTGCAACCCCTATCCTGTATAGCCTGGACTTCCTGCCCGAAACTATGCAAAAAATTGTTCTTCTTAACCCGATGTCACGGATAATAATATCTGCACGGAATACTGTAATCTATTCCACACCGGCACGTTTTGAAGACCTCCTGTTTATGTTCGCCTCATCAATATTATTCCTCATAATAGGTTATGTCGTCTTTTCCAAACTGGAACCAGGCTTTGCGGAGGAAATTTGA
- a CDS encoding ABC transporter ATP-binding protein has protein sequence MHVIEVEHLHKIFKIPHEKRNTVFESLVGAFRPPQYETFHALNDINFTVDEGEALGIIGENGSGKSTLLKIIANILRPTRGRVKVHKKITPFLELGVGFQPNFTASENVRTYATIMGISKREIESKLDDVLEFAGLEKFRDTKLKNFSSGMQVRLAFSTAIQTDPEVLLMDEVLAVGDMEFQQKCLDVLNQYRKEGVTIVFVSHDLGAVRRFCDKTLLLHKGMQVALGDTGDVIDKYVYGGSKKESEEAVEASQVPLAETETDLSEEGENNKSNRWGSRKVEITSVEFYDKFGNKNTRFNSFDPMIIRIHYKANQRIADPVFGIALYSEKGDHLFGTNTELKNLTIDYIEGSGYLDLQIERIPMLSGRFLLTVAVHTRDQKPYDWLDKQYSFDVIPVSRNAGIFEVDCNWRYELKV, from the coding sequence ATGCATGTGATTGAAGTCGAGCATCTTCACAAAATTTTTAAAATACCTCATGAAAAAAGAAATACTGTATTTGAGTCTCTTGTAGGGGCTTTTAGACCTCCGCAATACGAGACTTTCCATGCTCTAAACGACATCAACTTTACGGTAGATGAAGGGGAAGCTCTTGGAATTATCGGAGAAAATGGCAGTGGTAAGAGTACCCTGTTGAAAATCATAGCAAACATTTTACGTCCTACACGAGGGCGCGTAAAGGTGCATAAGAAAATCACTCCTTTCCTTGAACTGGGGGTAGGTTTTCAGCCAAATTTTACGGCATCTGAAAATGTAAGGACTTATGCAACCATCATGGGGATCTCAAAGCGAGAAATTGAAAGTAAACTTGATGATGTGCTTGAGTTTGCAGGGCTTGAGAAGTTTAGGGATACCAAACTGAAAAATTTCTCTTCAGGCATGCAAGTTAGATTAGCTTTTTCCACAGCGATTCAGACTGACCCTGAAGTGCTTTTGATGGACGAGGTGCTGGCTGTAGGAGATATGGAATTCCAGCAGAAATGTCTCGATGTGCTTAATCAGTATAGAAAAGAAGGAGTGACAATAGTTTTCGTTTCCCATGACCTGGGTGCTGTAAGAAGGTTCTGTGACAAAACTCTCCTTCTCCATAAAGGAATGCAGGTAGCTCTAGGGGACACAGGAGATGTTATTGACAAATACGTATATGGTGGTAGCAAAAAGGAAAGTGAAGAGGCGGTTGAAGCATCTCAGGTTCCATTAGCCGAAACTGAAACAGATCTTTCTGAAGAAGGGGAAAACAATAAATCAAATCGCTGGGGCAGCCGGAAGGTTGAAATTACTTCCGTAGAGTTTTACGACAAATTCGGCAATAAGAACACTCGTTTTAACTCCTTTGATCCAATGATAATCAGGATACATTACAAAGCCAATCAGAGAATAGCAGATCCTGTGTTCGGAATTGCTCTGTATTCGGAAAAGGGTGACCATCTTTTCGGTACAAATACCGAACTTAAAAACCTAACTATTGATTACATTGAGGGTTCAGGGTATCTTGATCTGCAAATTGAAAGGATCCCCATGCTCAGTGGAAGATTCTTGCTGACAGTAGCCGTGCATACAAGGGATCAGAAACCTTATGACTGGCTGGATAAGCAATATTCTTTTGATGTTATTCCTGTAAGCAGGAATGCCGGAATTTTCGAGGTAGATTGTAACTGGAGATATGAACTTAAGGTGTGA
- a CDS encoding class I SAM-dependent methyltransferase: MDTSEIYEEEINVEEIMEKIQNDIRSRKKSAAGKTTDRDYFPSIPETLDSDSIHRKLEYIKSSWNIENNSYFITSHRPISGKFLIKGRELVHGEVRRYVDPTIRKQNEFNESLAHLLESLINRIISLDEKVAQLSAELDNEIYSENSKLKSEISREFKSEILNVKSDVYEKINREITSIVSSINLDIENKAWLNRLLTEKIENNNRFADKKAATSESEGLSLNYFLFEEKFRGSRDDIKQRQSQFLEYFRGCSNVLDIGCGRGEFLELLNGEGIGVKGIDIDDDMVGYCLSRGFDVQKVDAVSYLEQLPDKSLDGIFIDQVVEHLDPAYLVKLLRLCYQKLNYGYYLFAETVNPLSLYSFANFYIDLTHIKPVHPETLKFLFESSGFRDVKTEFISPVTDELRLKKIQTSDDMNEREKAAVEVYNHNIDLLNYRLYGPQDYAVIGKK; the protein is encoded by the coding sequence ATGGATACATCTGAAATCTATGAAGAAGAGATAAATGTTGAGGAAATAATGGAGAAAATCCAGAATGATATCCGCAGCAGAAAGAAAAGTGCTGCAGGCAAAACTACAGATAGAGATTACTTTCCTTCTATCCCCGAAACTCTAGATTCAGATAGTATTCACAGGAAGCTTGAATATATTAAGTCAAGCTGGAATATCGAGAACAATAGCTATTTTATAACTTCTCATCGCCCCATTTCAGGCAAGTTCCTTATTAAAGGAAGGGAACTGGTTCACGGAGAGGTCAGGCGTTATGTCGACCCCACGATACGAAAGCAAAATGAATTCAACGAAAGCCTTGCTCACTTACTGGAAAGCCTCATCAACAGGATTATTTCGCTCGATGAGAAAGTTGCGCAGCTCTCTGCGGAGTTAGATAATGAAATTTACTCCGAAAATTCAAAACTAAAGTCTGAAATCTCCAGAGAATTCAAAAGTGAAATTCTGAATGTTAAGTCTGACGTTTATGAAAAAATTAACAGAGAAATAACTTCAATTGTTTCCTCTATAAACCTTGATATTGAAAACAAGGCGTGGCTGAACAGGTTACTGACAGAGAAAATAGAGAATAATAACAGGTTCGCGGACAAAAAAGCTGCTACCTCTGAATCTGAAGGACTCTCATTAAATTATTTTCTCTTTGAAGAAAAGTTCCGTGGATCAAGAGATGATATCAAGCAGAGACAAAGTCAATTCCTTGAATATTTCCGGGGTTGTTCAAACGTTCTGGACATAGGATGTGGTAGAGGGGAATTTTTAGAACTGCTAAACGGTGAGGGAATTGGAGTAAAAGGTATTGATATCGACGATGATATGGTCGGTTATTGTCTATCAAGAGGGTTTGATGTTCAAAAAGTTGATGCGGTCTCATATCTTGAGCAGCTTCCAGATAAGTCTCTTGATGGTATTTTTATTGACCAGGTTGTTGAACATCTTGACCCCGCCTATCTTGTAAAACTATTGAGGTTATGCTACCAGAAATTAAACTATGGGTATTATCTCTTTGCCGAAACCGTAAATCCCCTGTCACTCTACTCTTTTGCTAACTTTTACATAGACCTTACACATATAAAACCCGTACACCCTGAGACACTTAAGTTTCTGTTTGAATCTTCAGGTTTTAGAGATGTTAAAACTGAGTTTATCTCACCTGTAACGGACGAATTGAGGTTAAAGAAAATTCAAACTTCGGACGATATGAATGAAAGGGAAAAGGCAGCAGTTGAAGTTTACAACCACAATATCGATCTTCTTAATTACAGGCTGTATGGTCCGCAAGACTATGCGGTTATAGGCAAAAAATAG
- a CDS encoding glycosyltransferase family 4 protein, with protein sequence MKIAVVTPRNVTGEKGGAENFYEGLVGALKNEGHSVAHIAVPVDESCFEGILEAYSNCFYLNLDAYDLVISTKAPTYMVRHRNHVSYLLHTIRVFYDMFDVEFSSSDREKKKQRRLIHEFDKYGLSPSRIKKHFVNGAPVYERMIAVDDFWKTVNFEVLHHPPKIENFKEPEEGKFIFFPTRLHRWKRPDLIINAMKYVKSNIRLIISGRGEDEAYYRQLAKHDKRISFIGWINDDQLVDLYSKSLVVPFVPVNEDYGLITIEAFQSKKPVITCSDSGEPARIVIDGLSGFVVEPDPREIAMKINYLVENPSHARKMGEEGYKLVQEITWQNVINRLLSSEDKTDAVEPLEKNEFFFHETSKKVKVVVTDNQILDPPIGGGRVRIYQLYKNFDPDRFDITYLGTFDWLGPEEREQKLADNFTETLVPMTVPHIAIDKIFSRLCGRKTTLDVTIPLLMKFTPRYQQKLSELCREADVVIVSHPWVYPYVKEEIKILDKKPLLIYDSHNLEYNIKKEILNSTIVGRYLVNNVYRVEKELVHDSDLIFVCSDEDLRAFSEIYGIDSKKILLVPNGASVDSVAPISSDEKEALKAHYGFEGKVTAVFLASGGYKPNDDAAEYICKQLAPSLKNITFILVGSVCDNLKSEIKNSLGENVVLMGVVSSEDKSKILLSSDIALNPVTQGSGTNIKVFDYLAAGLNVITTPVGSRGISFTNLENGVIAELNDFQASIEMLLNDPLLREKISKNARLLAEKYNWSDISRTAGEKIVNLMENSK encoded by the coding sequence ATGAAGATCGCGGTTGTAACTCCCCGGAATGTTACAGGAGAAAAAGGTGGAGCTGAGAACTTTTATGAAGGTCTGGTAGGGGCTCTCAAAAATGAAGGGCACTCGGTCGCCCATATAGCGGTTCCTGTAGATGAGTCCTGTTTTGAGGGAATTCTTGAAGCATACTCTAATTGTTTTTATCTGAACCTTGATGCTTATGATCTTGTTATCTCAACAAAGGCACCCACATACATGGTCAGACACAGAAATCATGTCTCATACCTCCTGCATACGATCCGTGTTTTTTATGATATGTTTGATGTGGAGTTCAGCTCTTCGGATAGGGAAAAGAAAAAACAGAGACGGCTTATCCATGAATTTGATAAATACGGGCTGTCTCCGTCTAGGATAAAAAAACATTTTGTCAATGGAGCTCCGGTATACGAAAGAATGATCGCAGTGGACGATTTCTGGAAAACTGTTAATTTTGAGGTACTTCATCATCCTCCAAAGATTGAGAATTTTAAAGAGCCGGAAGAAGGCAAGTTCATTTTCTTTCCGACACGCTTGCACCGGTGGAAGCGGCCAGATCTTATAATCAATGCAATGAAGTATGTAAAAAGTAACATCAGGCTGATAATTTCGGGCAGGGGAGAAGATGAAGCTTACTACAGGCAACTGGCAAAACATGATAAGAGAATCTCTTTTATCGGCTGGATTAATGATGATCAGCTGGTTGACCTGTATTCGAAGTCTCTTGTCGTTCCTTTTGTTCCAGTTAACGAAGATTATGGGCTGATAACCATTGAGGCTTTCCAGAGCAAAAAACCTGTAATTACCTGTTCAGATTCCGGGGAACCTGCAAGAATTGTCATTGACGGGTTAAGTGGGTTTGTTGTTGAGCCTGACCCCCGGGAAATTGCAATGAAGATAAACTATTTAGTTGAAAACCCGTCTCATGCCCGGAAAATGGGTGAGGAAGGTTATAAGCTTGTTCAGGAGATCACCTGGCAGAATGTTATTAACAGGCTCCTCTCTTCAGAAGACAAAACTGATGCTGTTGAGCCTTTGGAGAAGAACGAGTTTTTTTTTCATGAGACCTCAAAAAAAGTAAAAGTTGTCGTTACGGATAACCAGATTTTAGATCCACCCATCGGCGGAGGTAGAGTCAGGATCTATCAACTCTATAAGAACTTTGATCCTGATCGTTTTGACATTACTTACCTTGGTACATTTGACTGGCTGGGACCTGAAGAAAGGGAACAGAAACTTGCCGACAATTTTACTGAGACACTTGTGCCAATGACCGTTCCCCACATAGCAATCGATAAAATCTTCAGCAGGCTTTGCGGCAGAAAAACGACTTTAGATGTTACAATTCCCCTTTTAATGAAGTTCACTCCCAGATACCAGCAGAAACTATCAGAACTCTGCAGGGAAGCAGACGTTGTTATAGTATCACATCCCTGGGTATATCCTTATGTGAAAGAAGAAATTAAAATCCTGGACAAGAAACCGCTGCTCATTTACGATTCCCACAATCTGGAATATAATATTAAGAAAGAAATCCTGAATTCCACGATTGTCGGCAGATATCTGGTAAATAATGTGTACAGGGTTGAAAAAGAGCTTGTGCATGACTCTGACCTGATTTTTGTCTGTTCAGACGAAGATCTCAGAGCTTTTTCCGAAATCTATGGAATAGATAGCAAGAAAATCCTTCTGGTTCCGAATGGAGCATCGGTGGACAGCGTGGCTCCTATCAGTTCTGATGAAAAAGAAGCTTTAAAAGCTCATTATGGTTTTGAAGGAAAAGTAACGGCTGTTTTTCTTGCCAGTGGGGGTTATAAACCCAATGATGATGCAGCCGAATATATCTGTAAACAGCTCGCTCCTTCCCTCAAAAACATAACCTTCATTCTTGTCGGAAGTGTGTGTGATAATCTCAAAAGCGAAATTAAAAACTCACTGGGAGAAAACGTAGTCCTGATGGGTGTTGTTAGTTCTGAAGATAAATCAAAAATCTTATTATCTTCCGACATTGCCCTGAATCCTGTGACCCAGGGCTCTGGGACTAACATCAAGGTATTCGATTACCTGGCTGCCGGCTTAAATGTAATAACCACTCCTGTAGGCTCAAGAGGAATAAGTTTTACCAACCTTGAAAATGGTGTTATTGCTGAATTGAATGACTTTCAGGCTTCGATTGAAATGTTACTTAATGATCCCCTTCTGCGGGAAAAAATCTCTAAAAACGCAAGGTTACTCGCCGAAAAGTATAACTGGAGTGATATTTCAAGGACAGCAGGTGAGAAAATAGTTAACCTGATGGAGAATTCAAAATGA
- a CDS encoding glycosyltransferase family 4 protein has protein sequence MKYLMVSTYPPKKCGIGTYAYQMVKFLRNGGNVVDVISLEGNGGDFTLNLKGGANLLKILKYAIFYDKVIIQYHESFYYEEYNRKNLFRILCTHLSFYLTFLLLRKKLEVIVHEFPRTHSHSTARFLETIKWRLCPKLVFHTQKEVDDFKQYYFDLTGKNYEIRAPNAYFYKFRDIPQSQARQELGIPSNAVVFLCIGFIQPHKGYDRAVREFQNINNRRMHLYVVGSIRIEWDAYTSYLQELKRMAANNPQIHIEEKFLSDEDFDTWITASDVILIPYREIWSSGVLGRAKLFNKRVIASNVGGLAEQLEDNDILFNTDEELRKIFEAFSKKLSASEVIKTPEIS, from the coding sequence ATGAAATATTTGATGGTTTCGACATACCCGCCTAAAAAATGTGGAATCGGGACTTATGCCTATCAGATGGTAAAGTTCTTAAGAAACGGTGGCAACGTTGTCGATGTTATTTCTCTTGAAGGCAATGGAGGGGACTTTACACTTAATTTGAAGGGGGGAGCAAACCTTCTCAAAATTCTAAAGTATGCAATCTTTTATGACAAGGTAATAATTCAATATCATGAATCCTTTTATTACGAAGAGTATAATCGAAAAAACCTTTTTAGGATTTTATGCACTCATCTTTCGTTTTACCTTACCTTTCTGCTCCTGAGAAAAAAGCTTGAGGTTATAGTACACGAATTTCCAAGAACACACAGTCACTCTACAGCCCGGTTTTTAGAAACGATTAAGTGGCGATTATGCCCCAAACTCGTTTTCCATACTCAAAAAGAGGTTGATGACTTCAAGCAATATTATTTTGATTTAACAGGAAAAAATTACGAAATAAGAGCTCCAAATGCATATTTTTACAAATTCAGAGATATTCCGCAGTCTCAGGCAAGACAAGAACTTGGAATTCCTTCCAATGCTGTAGTTTTCCTGTGTATTGGATTTATTCAGCCACACAAAGGGTATGATAGGGCTGTTAGGGAGTTCCAGAATATTAACAATAGGAGAATGCATCTTTACGTAGTAGGTTCAATCAGGATCGAGTGGGACGCATATACTTCCTACCTTCAAGAACTGAAACGTATGGCAGCTAATAACCCTCAGATCCACATTGAGGAAAAATTCCTGTCAGATGAGGATTTTGATACCTGGATCACTGCCAGTGATGTAATACTTATTCCTTACAGGGAGATCTGGAGCTCTGGAGTGCTGGGCAGAGCCAAACTGTTTAACAAAAGAGTCATTGCTTCCAATGTTGGAGGATTGGCTGAACAACTTGAAGACAATGATATTCTATTCAATACTGACGAAGAATTAAGGAAGATTTTTGAGGCATTCTCAAAAAAATTAAGTGCCTCAGAGGTTATAAAAACTCCTGAGATATCCTAA